Proteins encoded in a region of the Gemmatimonadales bacterium genome:
- the rocF gene encoding arginase yields the protein MRRIRMIGVPLDLGASRRGVDMGPSSLRIGQLGPRLAALGGEVEDIGNLRIPDRASLTGVASPVGYLPTITEVCRDIAAATAQAVREGFAPLVLGGDHSLGAGSAAGVATALAERGQRLGLLWLDAHGDLNTPSSTLSGNVHGMPVAHLLGYGDAGMAGIASPAPAVRAENTALVGIRDLDPAEREHARRYGVRVFTMREIDERGLKAVMEDALAIAGAGTDGLHVSLDVDWIDPRDAPGVGTPVAGGATYREAHLAMELLADTGRMVSMDVVEINPVLDDHNRTAELAVGLVGSAFGQKIL from the coding sequence ATGCGCCGGATCCGGATGATCGGCGTACCGCTCGATCTGGGCGCGAGCCGGCGCGGGGTGGACATGGGGCCGTCGAGCCTGCGAATCGGCCAGCTGGGGCCTCGGCTCGCGGCGCTCGGCGGCGAAGTCGAGGACATCGGCAACCTGCGCATTCCCGACCGCGCCTCGCTCACCGGTGTCGCGTCGCCCGTCGGATACCTGCCCACCATCACCGAAGTCTGCCGCGACATTGCCGCCGCCACCGCGCAGGCGGTGCGCGAGGGATTCGCGCCGCTCGTGCTGGGCGGCGACCACTCGCTCGGCGCGGGGTCGGCGGCGGGCGTCGCGACCGCGCTCGCGGAGCGGGGACAGCGCCTCGGGCTCCTCTGGCTCGACGCGCACGGCGACCTCAACACCCCGTCGAGCACGCTGAGCGGCAACGTGCACGGAATGCCGGTGGCGCACCTGCTGGGCTACGGCGACGCTGGCATGGCCGGGATCGCGTCGCCCGCGCCGGCCGTCCGAGCGGAGAACACGGCGCTCGTCGGCATCCGCGACCTCGATCCGGCCGAGCGGGAGCACGCGCGGCGCTACGGAGTTCGCGTGTTCACCATGCGGGAGATCGACGAGCGCGGGCTCAAGGCGGTGATGGAGGATGCGCTTGCCATCGCCGGCGCGGGCACGGACGGGCTCCATGTGTCACTCGACGTGGACTGGATCGATCCGCGCGACGCGCCGGGTGTGGGCACGCCGGTGGCGGGCGGGGCCACGTACCGGGAAGCGCACCTCGCCATGGAGCTCCTGGCCGACACGGGGCGGATGGTGTCGATGGACGTGGTCGAGATCAATCCGGTGCTCGACGACCACAACCGGACGGCGGAGCTCGCGGTGGGGCTCGTGGGGAGCGCGTTCGGGCAGAAGATTCTTTAG
- a CDS encoding energy transducer TonB produces MRVTLLESDRHFLQSAECALLSLLAHGAVIVGAIAVTSGGRVLPSNAREARVFFLLPPDRVAASSSQPAIMQWGREGGDLKDGSELTRPGEGWLTHADAHGRRGKRPKSGAKGELPVGPDVRQPDSVFSVLEVDSVVQRYETSAAPVYPPELLATGTEGVVYAQFVVDTSGMVDTTTIRLLTSPHPAFSASVRRALGLMRFRPAVRGRHKVRQLVEQHFRFTIAPPVRQIS; encoded by the coding sequence ATGAGAGTCACCCTCCTCGAATCCGACCGCCACTTTCTCCAGTCCGCCGAATGCGCGCTGCTGAGCCTGCTCGCGCACGGGGCGGTCATCGTAGGCGCCATTGCCGTGACCAGCGGCGGGCGTGTCCTCCCGAGCAACGCGCGGGAGGCACGCGTTTTCTTCTTGCTGCCGCCCGACCGCGTGGCCGCGAGCTCGAGCCAGCCGGCGATCATGCAATGGGGGCGCGAGGGCGGAGATCTGAAAGACGGGAGCGAGCTCACGAGGCCGGGTGAAGGCTGGCTCACCCACGCAGACGCGCACGGCCGCCGCGGCAAGCGGCCCAAGAGCGGCGCGAAGGGCGAGTTGCCGGTCGGGCCCGACGTGCGGCAGCCGGACTCGGTCTTCAGCGTGCTCGAGGTGGACTCGGTGGTGCAGCGCTACGAGACGAGCGCCGCGCCCGTCTATCCGCCGGAGCTGCTCGCAACCGGCACAGAGGGCGTGGTCTACGCGCAGTTCGTGGTGGACACCAGTGGCATGGTCGACACCACGACGATCCGCCTGCTCACGAGCCCGCACCCCGCCTTCTCGGCGTCGGTGCGCCGGGCGCTCGGCCTGATGCGGTTCCGGCCGGCGGTGCGCGGCCGGCACAAGGTGCGGCAGCTCGTCGAGCAGCACTTCCGCTTCACCATTGCGCCGCCGGTTCGCCAGATCAGTTGA